The genomic DNA AGGCCGTCCCAATCGTTTCCGACTGGTTGGCGCAGCCGATGGTGACGATTGTGGAGCCGGGAGAGCGACACTGGACGATTTTGCAGGACCTTCTCACTCGCGTGCACGCGAGAGGCCCCGCGGTGACTGACGCTCATCTCGCCGCTCTGGCGATCGAACACGGGGCGACGCTCTGCTCGAGCGACCGAGACTTCGAGCGCTTTCCGGGTCTCCGGGTTCTCAATCCACTCGCGGCGCAGACCTGACGAGCGTGCGTCGAAGTCGAAACGCTTCGAGCCCGGTCAGGTGTCCTGTCCGCTGGCTTGGGCGTTCACCCCGTACGCAGCGGGTCTGACCTTCCGATACCCGCCACAGCCGCAGTCGTCGGTCAGCTCGGCATGCGCGATCGTGCGCAGGCTGATGCGCGCCGCGGTCGCGCCCAGCTCCTCGTGGATCGTGTCCAACGCACCCCACTCTTCCGGGATGACGCCGTCGACGTAGTTGGTCACGTACGACGCGCTGACGAAGCACGCGCCGATCTCGCGCGCGTTGGTGGCCTCCGGAGCGATGCTCTGGTTGACTGCGTCGGCGCCGAGCGACTGGAGCGCGCGGGCTTCGGCGGGGGTCTCGAAGCGCGGCCCCCATGTATGCGCCATCACCAGCCGGTTGGCCATGCCGTACACGCGGTCGGGGGCGGGCCATAGCCGCCGGGCTGTGCGTTCCAGCGTGCGGCCCAGGCTGGGGCACACGAGCTGATTCCCGCGGCACGCGTACGCGAATCGCCCCGGCAGCGTCGAGTACGTGGTTTGGCCCAGGTCCAGCACGTCGCTGGTGACCACGAAGTCCCGAGGTTGCAGCGCCCGGTTGATCGAGCCGCAGGTGCTGTCGGCCAGCACCTTGCGCACGCCCGCCTGCGCCAGAGTCCAGAAGACTCGACGATGCGCCGAGTGGTCGACGGCGTCGAGCGGCCAGCCGTGCGAGAACACGTTCAGCGCGAGACGGGTGCGGCCGTCTTCGGTCACGCCGCCGTCGAACTCGATGAGCTGCCACCGCTCGGTGCGTCCCCACGGCGTATCGAAGCTGAGGCCGCGCTCGACCACGCGCACGCCCGGCTCGCGGAGATCGTCCGGAAACCTGAGCCCCCAGCTGGCGCTGCCCGAGATCAGCGCCAACGCGGCTTTCGGGATTTTCTCGCCGCCCATCGTCCTCGCTACGCCGTTTGGAGCGCCTTGGCCGGGTCGAGCTTCTGAAAGTCCTTCGCGAAGGCCACGATGTGGTCGACGATGCGCGCGAGCGACTCCTCGCCCCTCCGCTTCAGCGCCTCGAGCGCCGCCTTGTCGACCTCCGGCGCGCTCTCCACGTCTACGTCCCAGGAATCCACCGGAATGATCACCGGGGCGCTCTGATACTCGAAGTTGCTGAAGCCGAGCGGCTTGATCTTGTCTCCAAACAGCTGGCGCATCGGCGGGTTCACGCCCCACTCGCCCTTGTACCCGCCGGGCCTCACATCCGCGATGTGCGCGCCGCTGACCGCCAGCGCCACGGCGAGCTCCCAGATGTGGGTGCCTTCGGGGAACGCGTTCGGCGCGATCTTCTTGCCGATGTTCCACCATTCCAAGACCGCGATCAGCATGCCGAGTTCCCGCACGTTGCGGCCCGTCCGGATGAGCGGCTCCCGGTTGCCGCCGTGGCCGTTGAGGAAGATCACCTTGCGGACGCCGTTGTCGTAGAGGCTCTCGCAAATGTCGGTGTAGACCGCCTCGATTACGTCCTGGCTGATGGTGATCGAACCGGGGTAGTGTGCCATCTTGTCGTTCTCGCCGTACGGGACCGCCGGCAGCGTTACCAGCCCGGTCCGCTTACCGACCTCGTCGGCGATCCACGCCACCGAGCTCGTGTCGATGCCGATCGGCGTCGGGCCGTGCGAATGCAGAGTGCCCACGGCCATGATCGCGGTGTCGGACCTCTTGAACGCCTCTTCGGCTTCTTTCCAGGACATCTCATCCAGCCGGTGCTTGGCCACTGTCCACCTCCTTGACTCGCCCGGAGTGACCCGGCCGTGCCGCACGTCCCCGCCGGCCGCGGCGTCATCCGAAGCGTTCCCCAGATAGATCCTTCGATCAGGGATGTCGATCTTCCCTGGCCGTCCGCCGTGGGGCGCCGCGGCAAGGAGTCGACCTCGCAGTCCGCCTTCCTTTGGAGTCGCGTCCTGCCGAAAAGAGGCGACGGCGCCTCGGGCAAGTCGGTGGCACGAGGGTCCAAAGCGCGCGAAGGCCAATATTGAAGTCTTTGTGGAGAGCGCAGATGAATTGATAACGTAGTGCGACGAGATCCCCGAACCGTTGCGCGCGGTTCTCGAAGGGACCGGTCGTACATCGGAGGGAGAAGATGGAATTCGCCGGCAAGGTTGTGTGGCTGACGGGCGGGGGCGGACGTATCGGGCGGGCGATCGCCGCGGCGTTCGCTCGAGAGGGAGCCTCCGTCGGGATCTGCGATCTGAACGGGGACGCCGCGACGCAGTCGCTCGAGGCCATGCGGGCTGGGGGAGGTCGCGGTGTCGCGCTCCGCGGGGATGTGAGCGTCGAGGCGGACGTGGACCGCATGCTCGCGGAGATCACAACGTCGCTTGGGCCAGTGGACATCTTGGTGACGAGTCACGGGAACTCCCCGAACATGCCGGTGCTGGAGATGGACCTGGCCACATGGCAGTCGGCGTTCACCGTCAACACCCAGGGGTGTTTCCTGGCGTGCCGGGCCGCGGCGCGTCAGATGGTCGCGCGTCGGGCACGGGGTGTCATCATCAACTTGTCCTCGGGGGCCGCGACGTCCGGCCGGCCGGGCTCGTCCGCCTATTGCGGCTCGAAGGCGGCGATCAACATGCTGAACCACGTGCTCGCGACGGAACTGGGCCCCCACGGTATCCGCGTCAACGCCATCTCGCCCGGGCTGGTTACCCCAACGGCGCTGCGGCACGGCGAGGCAGGGCACCCATATCTGAACCTGATGATCGACATGACCCCGCTCGGCCGGACCGGCGTGCCGACCGACGTCGCGGAGGCGGTGCTTGCGCTCGCGTCCGACCGCCTCGGATGGGTGACCGGTGCCAATCTCGAGGTCAGCGGCGGCTCGCACTGCGGCCGCACGAACGCCCCGTACACGCCGAGGTTGACGCCGCCGGGCGCCACGCCCCCGCCGCGTGCCTAGTGGACGTGCCGCGGGGCCTCGGTGTCCGCGAGACCTGACGCCACGTTCGACTCCCGGCAGGCTTTGCTAGACTGATATCTGGGCCACCGATCGACGAGGGTGCCGGGCGTGGGCCTCGTCGGGATGGATGCAGGGTGGCGATTCGGAGGTGCGTTCCGTGGCCGATAGCCCATCGCCGTCGAACACACGAACGAAGCTGAGCGATGTCGTCGTTGTCGACGTCGACATCCACGCGGACGACCCACCCGGAGCGCTCGCTCCGTACTGTGACATGCCGTGGCGGCGGTCTCTGGAACTGCAGGCGACCCTTCCGTCGCGCTACCTGAGTTACGGCGGGTACTCGCCGAGCCTGGGCCTCGACCCGCCGTTTCCGGGCGGCCTGCACGGACGGACCACCCCGACCGCGGCGAAGATGCGCGAGGAGCTCGACGCGATCTCGGTGGACATCGGGATCTTGTTCCCCGACCATCTGCTGCTCATGGCGCAGTTGCCGAACGCCGACTACGCGGCCGCCCTCGGCCGTGCGTACAACCGCTGGCTCCTCGAGAAGTGGCTTGCGGTGGAGCCCTCGCTCTACGGCGCGCTCGTCGCGGCTCCCCAGGATCCCGTCGACGCGGCGCGGGAGATCGACAAGTACGGTGCGGATCCCAAGGTCGTGGCGGTCTATCTGCCGACGTCCGCGGTGTACCCGCTGTGGGGCCACCGGAAGTACGACCCGATCTACGCCGCGGCCGAGGCCGCGGGCCTGCCCGTGATGCTGCACAGCGTGTCTGCCGTGTTCCCGGTGTTCCCGTTCAACGTGGAGCAGTTCGACACGGCGCTCGCCCGGCACACCGTCGGGCATACGTTCGCGATGATGGCGAACCTGATCAGCATGGTGACGACCGGGGTGCCGGTGCGATTCCCGAAGCTCAAGGTGTGCTTCACCGAGGCCGGGATCTCGTGGGTGCCGTTCATCATGTGGCGGCTGGACAAGGAATACAACGAGAGCCGCCGCGAGGTGCCGTTCCTCGAGGACCGGCCGAGCGCGTACGTCAAACAGATGTACTTCGCCACGCAGCCTGTCGAGGAGCCGGAGAACCCGCGCCACCTCGCGGCGACGATTGAGGTCATCGGGGACGATCACATCCTGTTCGCCTCCGATTGGCCGCACCACGACTTCGACCACCCGCGTCACGTGTTCGACCTGCCGCTCGCGCCCGAGACGAAACGCCGGATCATGGGCGAGAACGCCCTCCGGCTGTTCGGGATCCCGGCCCCCGCCAAGTCCCCGAAGACGGGCGCGTGATGGCCGACGTGACGGTCGCCCGGGTCAGCGAGTTCCCTTCCGGTGCGCGCCGCGTCGTCCGCAGCGGGCGCATCGAGATCGGTGTCTTCAACGTGGACGGCCGGTACTACGCGCTGCCGAACGTGTGCGCCCACCAGTTCGGACCCCTGTGCGAGGGGCGCGTAACCGGGACCCTGATCGCGAACGCCGAGACGGAGTGGAGGCGGGCGTGGGTGCGCGAGGGCGCGATCCTGACGTGCCCCTGGCATTCGCTCGAATACGACATCACGACTGGCCGCTGCCTGGCCTACCCCGGTATCAAGCTGCGACAGTATCCGGTGCGCGTCGAAGGAGAGTACGTCGTCGTCTCGGTGTAGAGGAGCGTGACGTGATCTATCTCGTGCGCTGCGCCGAGTGCGATCAGGCGTTCTGGTTGGACGTCCGAGACGCGCGGACGCCGGCGCACAACCGGTGGGACCGACGCGCGTCCGCGCTTCCTGCCGCCGAACGGGGCGACGGCAGCGGACGCACCGGGCACTGGGTCATGGAGAGTCTCCGGCCGCTGCCGGCGATCACCCGTCCCGACCAACCCTGGACTCGGCGGTCGGACGGTTTCTGAAACACACCGCGAACTGGAGACCAACATCCAGATTCAGAGGCCGTCGGCTGTGGCGAGTCCTGGATTCCGCGCGTGTCACCCGACGGTCGGGAACGTGCGAAGGGGGACTGCGGGCCGGCGGCGAACGCTCGAATCGACTCGACTTCAATCATCGATGGGAATCTCGGGTAGAATGGCGGGCAACGACCTCCGATCAGGACACGCGCCCCGAGTCGACGAATTCGTGCGCTCATCCGATGGAACGCGGGTTGGCTTCACCCGGCTCGGATCGGGACCGGCATTGGTAGTGGTTCATGGCAGCCTGTCGACGCGTGAAGATTGGCTCACCGTGGCGAGTCTGCTGGCCGATCACTTCACCTGCTATGTGATGGATCGGCGCGGGCGAGGGTTGAGCGGTGACGCGCCGGATTACGCGATCGAGCGAGAGTGTGACGACATCACCGCGGTGCTCGTGGCCGCGGGGCGCGCAGCAAATCTCCTCGCACACTCGTTCGGTGCGATCTGTGCCCTCGAAACGGCGATGCGCGTCGTGGTGCCGCACCTTATCTTGTACGAACCTCCGCTTCCCGTCGGTGGGCGGGTCGCGGGTGAACATCTTGGCGAATATCGGGCCGCCGTCGCCACGGGCCGCTTGGATGAGGCTCTTGAAATCGGCCTGACGCGCTTCGTCGGATTGTCGGCCGGGCAAATCGCGGGAATGCGCACGGCGCCAATTTGGCCGCAGTTGCGGTCGCGTACTCCCACATGGACTCGTGAAGTGGAAGCCATCGACGGCCTCAGCTCGAGCGTCGACCGTTACAGTGCGCTGACGTCCTCCACCCTCCTGCTGGTCGGGAGTGAAAGTGCGAAGCACCTCAGGGATGCCACAGCGGCGCTCAGTCAAGTACTTCAGCATGGCCATGTGACGACGCTCGTCGGGCAAGGGCATATGGCGGGTCGGCTCGCGCCCGAGCTCGTCGCACGAGCCGTCACTGCATTCCTGCGACAGTGAATCGTGTCGAACGAGGAGTGCCACCGCCCGGTCGAGCAGTGCTCTAGACAGTTCAGACGTCAAGGTCGTCTGGTTCGAGGAGAGTCGACTACTCACACCACCGCGCAATGAGCATACCGGGTGGCGCGCTCCGCGGGGGGCCCCGACGGTCGAGAACGCGCCAAGGGTGCGATGAATCGACGGCGAACACTCGCTTCGGCTTGATCTCGAAGCGGCACTCTCGCCCTTGGGAACTCGCCGGCGCGACGGAAGGGACTGACAGATGGAGAGACGCACCCCCTGCGAGATTGCCGTTCGCGCGCATCGCTTGGGCGCCGCGAGATGGAGGCTCCTCGCGTGAGCGCCGGCGGCGCGGAACGGGCGGGACACGCCACCCCGCAACCGGTGGTGGCGCCGCTCACGCGCGACGCGATCTTTCTGGTGGTGACCGTGAACCCGGGGGTCGAGAGCTGCGCGGCGGTGCGGGCGCTCTGCGGAGATCTCGGCGCGCTCCTGCGCGCGGTCGGATTCCGTGACATCGAAGGCGACCTGTCCTGCGTGGTGGGGTTTAGCTCCGACGCGTGGGACCGGCTCTTCGGGCAACCGCGGCCGGCGGAGCTCCATCCGTTCCGGGAAGTCACCGGCCGGCCGCACCGCGCGGTCTCCACGCCCGGCGATATCCTCTTTCATATCCGCGCGAAGCGCATGGACCTCTGCTTCGAGTTGGCGACGCAGATCACGGCGCGCCTCGGCGATGCGGTGGCCCCTGTGGACGAGACGCACGGCTTCCGTTATTTCGACGACCGCGATCTGATCGGGTTCGTCGATGGGACGGAGAACCCCAGGGATCAGGCGGCGATCGACGCCACCATCATCGGCGACGAGGACGCGGCGTTCGCCGGCGGCAGCTACGTGATCGTGCAGAAGTATCTCCACGACCTCCGCGGGTGGAACGCGCTGTCGACCGAGGCGCAGGAGCGCATCATCGGCCGGACGAAGCTCTCCGACATCGAGCTCGACGACGCCGTCAAGCCCACCGCGGCGCACAACGCGCTCACGACGATCGTGGAAGACGGGGTCCAGCTCGAGATCCTCCGCGACAACATGCCATTCGGCGAGGCGGCGAAGGGCGAATTCGGTACGTATTTCATCGGGTACGCGCGCTCGCCTCACCGGATCGAGCAGATGCTGGTGAACATGTTCGTCGGCCGTCCACCGGGCAACTACGACCGGCTGTTGGACTTCAGTCGCGCCGTCACCGGGACGCTGTTCTTCGTCCCGTCCGTGACGTTCCTGGAGAACGTGTCCGGCGGCGAGCCTGCCGTCGCGGCGCCGCCACCAGGTCCGTCCTCGCCGTCTGCGCCCGAGTCGGCACCGCCATCGCGCGACGGATCGCTCGGCATCGGTTCCCTCAAAGGAGACTCCCGAGATGAATAACCTGCACCGCGAACTTGCCCCGATCTCCGACGCCGCGTGGGCTCAGATCGAGCAGGAAGCGTCGCGCACGCTCAAGCGCCACCTTGCGGCACGACGGGTGGTCGACGTGCACGGGCCTAACGGCGTCGCCTTTTCCGCCGTCGGCACCGGCCATCTTCGGCCTGTCGAAGCTCCGGGGGAGGGTATCCACGCCTGGCAGCGCGACGCGACGGCGCTCGTGGAGCTGCGTGTCCCGTTCGAACTGGATCGCCGGGCGATCGATGACGTGGAACGCGGCGCCAACGACTCGGATTGGCAGCCGCTCAAGGATGCTGCGCGCACGATGGCCTTTGCGGAGGACCGGGCCGTCTTCGAAGGCTACGCTCCCGTCGGCATCGGAGGCATCCGACGGGGCACCAGCCACCCGGTGATGCCCCTCCCCGCTGATGCGCGCGAATATCCGAGCGCGATCGCTCGGGCGGTAACCCAGCTGCGTCTCGCCGGCGTCAACGGCCCGTACTCTGTGCTGCTGAGCGCCGACGCCTACACCGGCGTCAGCCAGGCCAGTGACCACGGCTACCCCGTGCTGCAGCACGTCAAACGTCTCCTAGACGGCGAGATCATCTGGGCCCCGGCGATTGCCGGAGCGTTTGTCTTGACCACCCGCGGCGGCGACTTCGATCTGCACATCGGCCAGGATATGTCGATCGGCTACGCCAGCCATGCGGACGCCGTCGTGCGCCTGTACCTGCAGGAGACCTTCACCTTCCTACTATTGACCGCAGAAGCCGCTGTGGCGCTGACGCCCCCCGGGTAGGAGCCGGCGCCGAGGGACTGATCACCTCGCCCAGCGGAGCCCCCGCAGCCGGCTCACGGCGGCGCGCGCCGTTCGGACGGTGCGTCTCGGCAACCTGCGCATTGGCATCCATGCGACATCGGCGACGTCATCGCCCGCGGTGAGATCGGCAGTCCCGTCGGCGATCCGGGCAATGTAGCACACGTCCAGCGTGGCGATTCCTCCGGACCCGTACGTTCCGGCAAAGGTGCCAAGCGTCCCCTGCAGTTCCACCTCGACGCCCAGTTCTTCCCGTGCCTCACGCCGTGCCGCGTCTTCCGCCGTTTCTCCCGGCTCCACGAACCCGCCGACGAGGTCCCAGTGCCCCTGCAACGGAGGGATCGCTCGTTTCGCGAGCAGAACGCGCGCCCCGTCCACAATCACGAGCGAGGCCGTAGGTTTGGGATTGTTCCAGTATGTCCATCCGCACCGGCGGCAGGTCTTTACGCCGCGGCCGCCGACCGGCGTCAGCGGCGCGGCGCACTGCATGCAGAAGCGCGCTCGCATGGCGATCCTCCAGGAGAAAGCGCCGTCCGGCCCCCAAAGAGGCAGGTTCGTCCTGCAGGAAGAACCGTACCACAGCGCAGCGTCGGTCGAGCATGCGCCGGAGTGACTCCATGGACAGCACCGCCCCCCGTGTCCCACGCTTGGCCGGCGCCCTGGTGACCGTGCCGGGCGCCGGGGTGGTGCTGAGTGGATGGCTGTTTCCTCCCGCGGCGCCGGGTCGAGCCGCGTCGGCCGCGGTGATCGTGCTGCACGGGTGGAGGCCGCCTGGCGTCTGGGCTGCCCTGGACGTGGCGGGCGTCGCTCGCGAACTTGCGACGGAGGGATACGCCGCGCTCGCGCTGTCCCTGCGCGGATGGCCGGGGTCCGGCGGCGAGGACGACGGCGGGTTGCGCCAGCCCGACGACATCGCCGCGGCCCTCGACTGGCTCGCGTCGCGACCCGGTGTGGATCCTGCCCGTCTTGGGCTCCTGGGGTTCTCCCAGGGGGGGCAGGTGGCGCTGTTGACTGCGGCGCGGTCGGCGTCGGTGAAGGCGGTGGTCGCGTACTATCCGGTGACCGACATCGATGCGTGGCGCGAGACGACGTCCTTTCCGGCGATCCGGGACGTCTACGTGCCGCGTGTCTGCACCCCCGGCGGGACGCGGGTGCGATCGCCCGTCGACCGCGCCGCTTCCATCACCGCCGCGGTGATGCTGATCCACGGCGATCGAGATACCCGCGTGCCGACGGCGCAGAGCGTGGCGATGGCCGATGCGCTCGCCGCCGCCCGCCGTCGTGTGGAACTCGTGCTCGTGCCGGAAGCGGACCACGGGTTTGCCCGGCGCGAGCACCCCGGCGTGTGGCGGCGGGCGCTCGCGTTCTTCGAGGAACACCTGCGCGGCGAGACCGGCAGCGCGCGACCGGTGGTCCCGTGAGCGACGAGACGTCGAGGCGGGCGCTACGGCCTGTCGTCACCGCTCATCTCTTCCCTGAACTCCTGACTGGGCTCCTGGAGCTCTTGACCGGGCTGGACACCGGGGAGTGGGCCGCGCCCGTCCCGCGGAAATCCTGGTCGGTGAGAGAGGTGGCGTTGCACCTGCTCGGAGTGGACGTGGGGCTCCTCTCGCGCCAGCGGGACGGTCACGCGGCGGCCGGGGCTCGCATCGACGACTACGAGGGACTCGTGCGGTTTCTCAAGACGCACAACGACACGTGGGTTGACGCCGCGCGACGGATCAGTCCGCGCCTGCTCTGCGATCTCCTCCGCTTCACCGGGGACCAAGTCAGCGACTACGTCCAATCGTTGGACCCCGACGCGCCGACGGAGCCGGTCAGCTGGGCGGGGCCGGACCCGGCCCCCACGTGGCTGCACGTGGCTCGTGAGTACACCGAACGGTGGCATCATCAGCAGCACATCCGCGATGCGGTGGCGAAGCCGGGCTACGGCAGCGTCCGCTATCTCAGGCCCGCGCTGGAGACGTTTGTGCGGGCGCTCCCCCGCGCCTATCGCAAGGTGGAGGCTCCGGAGCACACGGTGATCGAGATGGCGATTTCAGGAGCGGCGGGAGACAAGTGGCTGCTCGTGCGGGAGTCAGAAGCCTGGAGACTCTATCTGGGACATACGCCCGCTCCGGACGCGCTCGTCGTTCTTCCGCAGGAGATCGCGTGGCGGCTCTTCACGAGGTGGATCGCCAGGCAGGACGCGCTGCGCGAGTCTCGGGTGCGCGGAGATCCGTCGCTGGCATCTGTGGTGTTTGATACGGTCGCCGTCATCGCGTAGCGGCAGGTGTGCGGCCTGCGACCCGGCGCGGTCGCCACGCGCGAGGGAGCCGGCCCGAAGACCGGCTCCCTCGCGGCGCGTTGGGGTCGATGGGGTGCGGCTCAGGCCGTCACTGCGTGTATCGCCACTGCTCGATGTTCCACCCGTCCCCGGCGTTGCTGGGGTTGCCGGTGAGGCCGGCGAGCTTGCTGCTCGTCGCGGTGGCGGAGACCATGTAGTACACGGGGATCGTCGGCACGTCCCGCCCGAGCATCTCCTGCGCCTTCCAGAACAGCGGCTTGGCTTTTGCGGGATCGATTTCCTGTTCGGCCTGGTTGATGACGTCCGTCACGTCCTTGTTCACGTAGAAGTCTTCGTTCAGGCCGTTCGGCGGCAGCGCGTCGGCCGAGTAGAAGATCGACAGCGCCGGCGGCGCGCCGATCTTCCAGCGGTGGAACAGGGTGTCGCACTTGCCGGTGACCCGGATCTCCCCGTACACGGTCGAGGAGTAGTTGTGGATCTGCATATCCATGCCGACCGCGCGCAGTTCGGCCTGGATGACCTGTTGGACCCGGTCCTGGGTCGCGTCCCCGGTCGCATTGCAGTTCTCGAACGTCAGCGCGTGACCGCCCTTCTGGAGCACGCCGTTCGCGCCCGGCGTCCAGCCCGCCGCGGCGAGGAGCTGCTTCGCCTTGGCCGGATTGTACGTGTACTGACTGTACGCCTTCGCGTCGTACGCCCACGTCAGCGGGGTCATCGGCGGCCCCGCGGCCGTGCCGAGGCCGCCGAGGACGCTCGACACGATCCCGCGCTTGTCGATCGCATACGCGACGGCCTGCCGCACGCGGACGTCCTGCCACATCGGCCGCTTGAGGTTGAAGTCGAAGTGCATCCACGCGTTGAGCGGGTAGACGACGACCTTCACGTTCGGCGTGGCCTGCAGCGCTTTGATCTGGTCGAACGGCACGAGCCACGCGACCTGCGCCTCACCCGTCTTCACCATGTTGATCCGCGTGTTCGGGTCCTGGACAAACCGCCACACGATCCGCTTGATGTGCGGGAGCCCCTGCGCGGCGCCGCGGTAGTACGGGTTCGCGACCTCGACGAGCGACTGCCCGGGCTGCCACGACTCGACCTTGTAGGGACCGGTGAGCACGGGGCTCCGGTTGTAGGCGGTGTAGGTGTTCAGGTCGTGGCCCTCGAGGATGTGCTTCGGCATCAGGTACCGGAACGTGTTCACGATGTAGCCCGAGTACGGGGTCTTGAACGTCGCGACGACGGTCAGGTCGTCCGGCGTGTCCACCGACTCGATCAGGTTCCAGCCCGGGCGCGTGTCAACGCGGAACGTCGTGTCGATCATCGCCTTGTACGTGAACAGGGCGTCCGCCGATGTCACCGGCTGGCCGTCGCTCCACTTGAGCCCCGGCTTGAGCTTCCACGTCACGATCATCTTCTGGCCGACCAGCTTCACGCCGCCGTTGGACAGGAGCGGGACCTGTCGGGCCAGCAGCGGGATGTACCGCATCTTGTCATCGTTCGTGACGAACCCCTCCGCCAAGCCCATGTCTCCGACCGCAGGAATGTGCGTGGCGTAGGGGTTCAGCGTGTCGGGTTCCAGGGGATACGCGACCGTGAGCGTGTCCGGTGTCGCCGCAGCGCCCGCCGGCGGCCCAGGGATCGCGATCAGGCCCGCGACCAGAACCAGCCATGCGATCGTACAGATCGTCCCCGTCATCGTGCGCGCGCGTGTCCTCATCGTTGTCCCTCCCCTGGGGTCTCGTACCGTGATTCCCGTGCTACACGGCTCCCGATGCGGGGCCGTCGAGCAACGTCTTGTAGACGCGACCGTCCTTCATGACCAGCGCGAGGCGGCCGGGGTCCGCAACGGCGGCGATGTCGTCGAGTGGATCGCCGGCGACGAGCAGCAGGTCGGCCCGGCGCCCGGGCCTGAGCGTGCCGACGCGGTCGTCCATCGAGAGCAGCCGGGCGGCGTCCCCGGTGGACGCCACGATCGACTGCATCGGGGTCATCCCCGCCTCGACCATGTAGACGAGCTCCCGCGCGTTCTCGGCGTGTCCGAGCGCGCCTGCGTCGGTGCCCATCGCCATCGGCACGCCGAGCGCGAGCGCCCGGCGGAACACCTTGCGCTTTTCCTCGAGCATCGCCGGCACCCGCGCGGCGGTGTAGGCCGGAACGGACGTCGGGTCGCGCCGGATCCGTTCCACCATCCGCTGCGTGACGCTGAGGGTGGGGACCAGCCAGATCCGGCGGCGGGCCATCTCCTCAAGCTGGCGGTCGCTGGCGAGCCCCCCGTGCTCGACCGTGTCCACGCCCGCGGCGAGGCACATGTCGAGGCTCTCGCCGCCGTGCGCGTGCGCCATGACGCGGACGTCCTTGCTGTGCGCTTCGTCGACGATGACCCGCACCTCGTCGAGACAGAACTGGCGGGTCGTGTACCCTCCGCGCGGCGACCCGCCGCCGCCGTTCGTCGCGATCTTGATCCAGTCCGCACCGAGCTTCAGCACCTCCCGGACCTTGCGGCGCACGCCATCCGTGCCGTCGGCGATGCCGTCCGGAATCCCAGGAAGCCTCGGCAGATCCGAGGAGAGCCCGGACGGCTGCGTGAGATCGCCGTGGCCGCCGGTCTGGGAAATGATCACCAGGCTGATGAGGAGCCGGGGCCCGTCGATCACGCCCTGGTCGACCGCCATCTTGACGCCGAGGTCGACCCCGGCGGCGTCGCGCAGGGTCGTGACCCCGGCCCGCAGCGTGTCGTCCAGCCACCGGCCCACCTGCAGCACCGCCAGGCTCGGCGCCAGTTGGAAGCGGCGCGTCAGGTCGAGCCCGAAGTGCGCGACGTGGTCGTGGCAGTCGATGATCCCCGGCATCGCCGTGCACCGCGACCCGTCATACACGTGGGCGCCCGCCGGAAGCGCGCCCAGCCGGTCGAGCGGGCGCACGTCGGCGATCAGCCCGTCCTCGATGATCACGGCGGTCGCCCCCGTCGCCGCGGCCCCGGTGCCTTCGATCAGCCGGCCGGCTTTGACGACGTGGGTCACGGCTGCGGTCACGCCCGCGCCGACCCCGCGGCCCGGCGGCGCTGGGCCTCCTGGCTGAGGCGCAGGAAGGCCGGCACGAACTCGCGCGCGTACGCGACCATGCGGTCCAGGATCTGCCGGCCACGCGCTTCCGAGGCGACGCTCCAGTCGCCGCTTGCGCCGCTCGGCAGCACGTCCGACGCCTCGTTGAAGAGGCCGATCTCGAACCCCTGGAACTTCCCGGTCCGGTACGACGCGACCGAG from bacterium includes the following:
- a CDS encoding prolyl oligopeptidase family serine peptidase gives rise to the protein MDSTAPRVPRLAGALVTVPGAGVVLSGWLFPPAAPGRAASAAVIVLHGWRPPGVWAALDVAGVARELATEGYAALALSLRGWPGSGGEDDGGLRQPDDIAAALDWLASRPGVDPARLGLLGFSQGGQVALLTAARSASVKAVVAYYPVTDIDAWRETTSFPAIRDVYVPRVCTPGGTRVRSPVDRAASITAAVMLIHGDRDTRVPTAQSVAMADALAAARRRVELVLVPEADHGFARREHPGVWRRALAFFEEHLRGETGSARPVVP
- a CDS encoding peptide ABC transporter substrate-binding protein gives rise to the protein MRTRARTMTGTICTIAWLVLVAGLIAIPGPPAGAAATPDTLTVAYPLEPDTLNPYATHIPAVGDMGLAEGFVTNDDKMRYIPLLARQVPLLSNGGVKLVGQKMIVTWKLKPGLKWSDGQPVTSADALFTYKAMIDTTFRVDTRPGWNLIESVDTPDDLTVVATFKTPYSGYIVNTFRYLMPKHILEGHDLNTYTAYNRSPVLTGPYKVESWQPGQSLVEVANPYYRGAAQGLPHIKRIVWRFVQDPNTRINMVKTGEAQVAWLVPFDQIKALQATPNVKVVVYPLNAWMHFDFNLKRPMWQDVRVRQAVAYAIDKRGIVSSVLGGLGTAAGPPMTPLTWAYDAKAYSQYTYNPAKAKQLLAAAGWTPGANGVLQKGGHALTFENCNATGDATQDRVQQVIQAELRAVGMDMQIHNYSSTVYGEIRVTGKCDTLFHRWKIGAPPALSIFYSADALPPNGLNEDFYVNKDVTDVINQAEQEIDPAKAKPLFWKAQEMLGRDVPTIPVYYMVSATATSSKLAGLTGNPSNAGDGWNIEQWRYTQ
- a CDS encoding Dyp-type peroxidase, which translates into the protein MSAGGAERAGHATPQPVVAPLTRDAIFLVVTVNPGVESCAAVRALCGDLGALLRAVGFRDIEGDLSCVVGFSSDAWDRLFGQPRPAELHPFREVTGRPHRAVSTPGDILFHIRAKRMDLCFELATQITARLGDAVAPVDETHGFRYFDDRDLIGFVDGTENPRDQAAIDATIIGDEDAAFAGGSYVIVQKYLHDLRGWNALSTEAQERIIGRTKLSDIELDDAVKPTAAHNALTTIVEDGVQLEILRDNMPFGEAAKGEFGTYFIGYARSPHRIEQMLVNMFVGRPPGNYDRLLDFSRAVTGTLFFVPSVTFLENVSGGEPAVAAPPPGPSSPSAPESAPPSRDGSLGIGSLKGDSRDE
- a CDS encoding maleylpyruvate isomerase N-terminal domain-containing protein, translating into MSDETSRRALRPVVTAHLFPELLTGLLELLTGLDTGEWAAPVPRKSWSVREVALHLLGVDVGLLSRQRDGHAAAGARIDDYEGLVRFLKTHNDTWVDAARRISPRLLCDLLRFTGDQVSDYVQSLDPDAPTEPVSWAGPDPAPTWLHVAREYTERWHHQQHIRDAVAKPGYGSVRYLRPALETFVRALPRAYRKVEAPEHTVIEMAISGAAGDKWLLVRESEAWRLYLGHTPAPDALVVLPQEIAWRLFTRWIARQDALRESRVRGDPSLASVVFDTVAVIA
- a CDS encoding NUDIX hydrolase, with product MRARFCMQCAAPLTPVGGRGVKTCRRCGWTYWNNPKPTASLVIVDGARVLLAKRAIPPLQGHWDLVGGFVEPGETAEDAARREAREELGVEVELQGTLGTFAGTYGSGGIATLDVCYIARIADGTADLTAGDDVADVAWMPMRRLPRRTVRTARAAVSRLRGLRWAR
- a CDS encoding family 1 encapsulin nanocompartment shell protein, whose protein sequence is MNNLHRELAPISDAAWAQIEQEASRTLKRHLAARRVVDVHGPNGVAFSAVGTGHLRPVEAPGEGIHAWQRDATALVELRVPFELDRRAIDDVERGANDSDWQPLKDAARTMAFAEDRAVFEGYAPVGIGGIRRGTSHPVMPLPADAREYPSAIARAVTQLRLAGVNGPYSVLLSADAYTGVSQASDHGYPVLQHVKRLLDGEIIWAPAIAGAFVLTTRGGDFDLHIGQDMSIGYASHADAVVRLYLQETFTFLLLTAEAAVALTPPG